The sequence AGGCAAttgcaatgttaacatttttttatgaggaaaaagcTGCGTTACAATGAAACAGTTATGTGTTGTTGAGATTTAGAGAAATAAAAGTGTATGTTTCTCAGATCACAAGTTCTTCAGATATGGTTTAATGTTGAACTCATTTACACAAGACAAGTAACATGACAATGTTCAGAGGAGTTATTGCCATTACACTGCACTGATTCAGTTAATGGCAGTTCAAAATATGCCATTGAAATTTGTTTTCACGAAACATTTGATTGTTAGTGTGAACATAACTTTGTAgtgcatttgaaaatataatacaaaagcCAAACTAACAATGTATTCTGATTCTTCTAATGTACGATGAATTGGAAGTTCTAAAAAATGGACGTAAATTTCACAGCCAAAAGACTGGGATGTGGCTCTGGGGTTGACTGCATCGCTTAAAGCTGACATTTGTTCATCAGTCAATTGCAAATTGGAGTTCGGCACTGTGACACTTGACACATCCTGCAGAGGAAGCCCGCTGTCTTCCCATTCGATGTCTGCAATCTGTACACCCTGTAAAACACAAGGAAGGGTGGAAGAGAACTCATAATTTAATTTGTCATAATATTGTAGGTTGCTATTTTATAAATGAGGTGAATAAAATCAATGCAATTGTACCATTAAAATGTATCTCTGTCAAGGAACTGTTATGATTCAGGAGTTGGGTGATGGTTACGACCAAGAACCCAGAGCTGGTTAGGAGTCGTGTTGCTTTCAGTTCGTAGTGGATGAACGTCCTAGCCATTGTGGAAAGTATCCAGATCATCCTGCAGCCGTGGAAGGAAGACATAATGGCAACAGAAGAGGTGtgcaacatttgaaatgttgaggTACCCCCTTCAAGGTAGTGAAGCACATCGTAATAAATGCATGTCACAGCTGCCCACAGGTCTCTCCACAGTTGCTCAATCCTTCAATTACAGAGTAATAAAGAAATAGTTAAAATGCCCTTTGAATCTCATTATGTTAAAGATCACAAAAAGCTTGTGTTACTTTTGACTTTAAAAAACATCAGATATTCTAAACTTTTAATAGCAACAAACTTTTGATTGTGAACACTCTTTCCAGATATCAAGCTGCTGCTTCCTGTCCCACGAACCATAAACAAAACCTCGTTTTCCACTCCTTGATCAGCACATACCCTAAAAACAACGTATGCgatggatttgtctttttttcctttcagtttgtcccattagaggtcgccacagcgtgtcatctttttccatccgagcctacctcgtgcatcttcctctctaaccccaactgccctcatgtcttccctcaccacatccataaaccttctctttggtcttcctctcgctcttttgcccggcagctccatcctcaggacccttctaccaatatactcactctgtcgcctctggacatgtccaaaccatcgaagtctgctctctcgaaccttgtctccaaaacatccaactttggctgtccctctaatgtgctcatttctcatcctatccaaatTTCTCACTCatcgcgagaacctcaacatcttcatttctgccacctccagtgaCTCAAATGATGGCtcaacttggcatgataaatacttcttgggaatttgagaatgagaagaataattcctacctgaaatgaagtgattgctacacaggtgtgtgtatttggttgggcaccatccatcacgtttaattgccgaaatcaccgatcttttctggtcttttcagctggtattctatagaatgatctctttgaagatctgtctcgtctgttacgacaaccaacagcagaacaggtctcgggcattgtgaatattctcctccggttaaatgtctcccacaatgtcgagcagctccgttcgaccggcaatatggcgcagtgaaaatggtgacgtcatgtgcactaGCTCGATTGAGGCTCAAACGCATAGGCTTGAAttgtgtacattgttatttttgttttctttgtttgtagttattcttcacaaaaatcggctacaaaatgccagatagtggatgttttctgttttcggtgaaacgtatctaCAACCAATGGGGTCAGAACCGGAAGCACTGCagacgtggcaaacgctgacTGGTTGTCACTTTTCCAGCTGGGGAATTTCGATAAtagtttccaatttagagatgtttctaggtgaaatctgcgaataattttggcattaaaagaaacactgtcatctactaacttttaatgcgtgctcccattcctatttttttcgacaaagtcctcctttacgTAGTTTCCTTGCCTCCACGAGTGAGTGCATTTTTAGTCCAATTAGTAGTTGTATTCATCAGtgtttgaataatttttcatcaatgtttgattttgaggcaaaaaaaacagctatgacaggaagtgacgtgacaAACCAGGAACTAAATGAGAAGTGTGGGAAAAACGACAACAAATGTGGTCCATAAACAGGCAATGACTTTTAATCGTGATGTGAGGAACAAAACAGAAAGTCAGTCAAAAATCCACTAAGTGTGCCAAATTAACAGTGACATCATAAAGATTCCAAAATTAAGTGTTTACCCGACATGATTAGACACCAAGTGATGTCATTTAACAGAAAGTGACCCTCAACCTTAGTGAGCTAAACAATCCAGGAAGTGAAGAGGGAGTGCGGTAAACTTAACGTTATTATGCCAGATCTCAAGGGTTTACTCATCTTGGCTGGTACGTGAATGTGTACACTTAGAACTGTGTCTTGTTCAGTCAGCAGCCACCCCGTGGTCGTCAAAGATCTGTAAAAGCGGACACACATTTCCATAGCTTAGGCATCGTTGTGCTCACTTCAAGTAATGTCATAACCACTGACAATCAAATGATGATCAAACATGAGCCTCAGTTTGTCAAAAACAACGGGAACAACAGGAAACATTGCTCGAGTGTTAGGTAGGTTAGTCCTATCCCACCCACCCAATAATGTTAGGGTTAAGATAAAGGTCCTTCAGAATGTGTTTCTGCAGAAGAGGAGGTGCGTGTTTCTCTTCTTCGCTCTGATGGACACAGCCACGTGGATAGACAAGTCTTTTTCAGACTTCACACGAATGGAACTCGGACAGCACGGATCGCGTGTTGCAAATTTGGTCGGTTGGAGTCACGACCCGCCTTCCGGGAGGGTTACGGACATCGCTTACAGTCGGACTGGTGAGCCTAGCCCTCGGATAAAGGCACCACACTCAACCGAGGTGAGGTGAGAGGCACTGGACTCACCTAAAGTGAAGTGACAGTTGCTGGACTGGACCCGGATGAGCTGACAGTCACTGGACTCGAGCGAGTCAAGGCGAGACTTTGCGGACTTGAGGAGAGACTCGACCAGCCCGAGTAAATGGAGGAGGGACTTGTTGTACTTGAGCAAGGTAAGGTGTCATCCACCGGACTCGACGGAGGTGAGGAGACTTCTACCGGACTCAGGCGAGGACAGTTGCCATCCTCTGAACTCGACAGAAATAAGTAGATATCTACCGGACTCGACGAAGTTGAGGAGAGAGCCACCGGAACTGACTGCGGTGCCGTGAGATCCACCGGACTTGACTGAGGTACCGTGACATCCACTGGACTCGATGGAGGTGACTGGAGATCCACCGGACTCGGTGGATTTGCGGCAACGTCCACCGGACTCAACGGACGTGAGCGGACCTCCACCGGACTCTGCGGACGTGAGGTGACAGCCATCATGCCTCTAGGTGAACGGTCCTGTGGAGTCAAGGACAAAGGAAGTGCAGTCACGGACTGAGGTGAGCGAGCTGAGAACCATTGTGTCTCCGCGGAGTCAATGAGAAACACAGTACACTCGACAACTGAGTTGAGGCGACACTCACCGTGCCTCGGGCTGGACGTCTCTCTGCTGCCAAGGTCAAAGGCCTTGCATGTATCGACCCAGATGAGGTCAGACCCATCTGAGGTGAGGTCAGACCCATCCAAGCTGAGGTGCCACCCATCTCAGATGACATGAGAGTCATAGCGCCTCTAGGTGAAGGGTTCTGTGGAGTCAACGATAAAAGCACTCAAGTGATCGACTGATGTGAGCGATTCGACCGAGGCGAGGTGACACTCACTGTGTGTTCTGCCGGAATCATCAGCAGTGGAGGAGGCGTGGCTCTGGTTACTGGACTGGTAGAGGACAAATGCACGACACTTGTGACCTGAGGTGAGCTTACATTCACCAGCTGGCTCAGCGCAGTCAAGGCGAAACACACACGATGCATCGACAGCGATGTATTCCAGGCAAAAGGGTTAAGCAGGTTGCGACCCTCTTCGCCTATCGGCGTACGCTTGTGTGGAGTAAATTACAAAGGCACTTAAGTCATCCTTTCAGGTGACGTGAAACCCAGTGTGCCTCGAGGACCTAGAGCCACCTCGAGTCCAGGTGGAGGCTTCTGCGGAGTAAAGGACAAAGGCACCACTCTCGTCACCCGAGGTGAGCTGACATTCACCTTGTCTTCGGCCGGACAGCTCAGCCGAATGTTGGAGCGAGATGGAGGTGAGTCACCACCCTCCGCGCCTGTACGTGGACGCTTCCGTGGAGGCAAGGCAAAAGGCTCACAAGAGGTGCCACCCTCCGCGCCTATCCGTGGATGGTTCTGTGGAGTAAATGACAAAGACATTCGAGTCATCCTTTGCGATGACACCCAGCGTGCCTCGAGGCCAGGGGTCGAGAACCTTCAACCATAAATGCCAAATCTTTTCACCGTAGAGGACCCATGGCGTCACATATGACTCAGTATAATTAAGggcccactgtataaacacaacgCACCACAGTTTTTACCCTGAAAGCACGTCTCCCATGTATCCACCTTAGAGTGACGACTGGTGGGGATGCCCCGATTCAAGTTTCCCACCGAGAAGACAAACtgcatcatttgcgttgcctgcccgacagaaatgacatgtacagtatgttgttatgagggctccgcgagtcatgtgcaaccatcaaaagagcaaGATATGGCTCGccagccataggttcccgacccctgctctaggCGGAGTCTGCTGCGGACTCAAGTAGACAGGCACGACACTGGTCACGCCAGGTGTGCTGACATTCACCTTGTCCTCAGCCGGACGGCTCTGCAGAGTCTCGGAACAACTCGGAGGAGAGGCGCCACCCTCCACGCCTCTCGGTGGACCGTTCCGTGGAGTCTCTGGGGAAGTCATTGCAatcggcaactggttggaggtATCCCTTGTCACTACAATGGGATAAAGTAAATAGCGACTGTCAAATTCCACAGTGGAGGCAGAAATAATCGCATGCCACTTCATTGCGTCTAACATTTGTGATGGATGGCaaagagtacacaggatttaaatggtccaCATCAGGGGTCTCAATCTCAATTTACTTCGGGACCGCCGGAGGCAGCATCCGGCTGAGGTTGGTGCACATTCGCTCACGGCCAATtttaattagaaattaaaaacaaaattaaatcttCTCAAGCatctgcttgaaaaaaaaaaaaaaagttaaagacaTAAAGATAAACTAGGAGGTAGTACAGTGGTGCAACTGcttagaccgttggcctcacagttctgaagtccgggattcaaatcctggccctgcatgtgtggagtatgcatgctgtccctgtgcctgtgtgggttttctccgggcattccggtttcctcccatatcgccaaaaacatgcattaatttgggactctaaattgacatttggtgtgattgtgagtgcgactgttgtctgtctccatgagccttgcaattgcctggcaactagtgagagtgtaccccacctcttgctccATGATATCTGGGACTGGCACCAGCACCAccgtgaccctgatgaggataagaagctaggtaaatgattgaatgaaagaTGAACATAAACAAAGATGCTTGTGTCAACaagttgtgtacaaaactaCTAGTAAAACGCTACATGGCAAAGCTGCAGTAATTTTCACTcggaaaaatatttctctgcttaCATGTGCCCAAGAGCCAAataccccaccatgattggttAGCTTTGCACATAACACTAAAAGTGGCATTCATGTAAAAGTCGAAGGCTGCacgaacattaaactttcatattaaggtggagGCCACAAAATTTGACCACGCGGGCCGCAAATGGCGCGCCAGTTTGAAACCACTCgatcacggccccgcctgtgtggagtttgcacgttctccctgtgcctgcgtgaattttcgctggccactctggtttcctcccacaaaacatgcattaattggaaactctataTTGCCCTTCGGTATGATTATGATTGCAgctgtttcgatgtgccctgcaattggctggcaaccattttagagtgtaccctgcttcctgcccgttgacagctgggattagctccagcactcctgcgaccctcgtgaagaaaagcggcaaagaaaatggatagatggatatatatttagTAAGTGTGCTCTCACAACTTTTTAGTCAGGGCTGCTTAATGCGTCGATAGTGAggcgtggcaaaaaaaagtcagtcagtgTTCAATCTAAACTGCGCGTGTGCACGATTGTGCACCGTTgttgcagtctctttgcagatattcctcgttgcgtgcaaaaataatccaatgcaaattaaaagtataacatacagctattcagtttgtggcattttacaatgtgattcaatgagtgagggatgagtggttgttacatccaatggcacaattcagatacgtactgtaaaaaataaaaagaaaactggtTTCTTTTTGGCAGCACGCGGaactttttcctagtttaccttacgcccgccccccatccccactcttaaagacgtacactcataattccaaatgttagagcacttacgcagcccatcaatgtccataaccgctgctttagttcgcaacagtctgggcaacgtagagaaAAGACGACCAAGACATTCTGCTCATGTTTAATTTCGATATTAATGGCTACTTggaaaagaaatgcttttgttttaagatgcaatgactgttggagtatgtgaataatcaaacaaaaagtggttaaactggatgagattttctcttttcggaGTGGGAAAGTTCAGGTCTGAACCCAAAGTAGAAAATGCAgcatgagatggtgtgtaattttaaaattccaccttggcacagccttatccaggatgaaagcacagacaatatagtggacaaaaagctaattctgcattttaaatatacacatatatttacatatagtataatatatcacataacattaataacataatattGGGAGCATCATCTCCCCCctatatatcaatatatattttgtataagatatcacataacattaataacataatattGGGAGAATCatcaatcaccccccccccccccccgcgagtggctggctgcttgaaaagtatattttggagtaaaaaaaatctggccacCCCTGGTTTAGGGCCTAATATGTCCTTCTCAGGATGtgctcaagacaaaaaaataggcAGGGTTAGGGTAATAACACATTTGAACGACATCCAATATCGAACAAGTGTGCCTTGACAAGCTTTATGCCTCATAAGACCTTCTTAGGACGTGCACAGGAAGAATCAACACGATTACGTAGTTACAAAAGTTTGACAAAAAACACTCAACTGGCCGCAAAGGACTACAGATAATATGTATCAAGGGTGCCGTGACGATATTTATTGCCTAATAAGTCCCCCAACTGCGTGTTAATATGctaaaaaatccacacaggttaGGCCAATTAGCTCACGAGCTCACGAATGCACTTCAACATCGCAAGACCACTTGTTCCAACGGTTACTCTTTCCTTGTTCAGGATGGCTCgattaaaaaatcaaaataggGTTGCTAACCTGCAGCGATGCTGTTTAGCACACGTGGAGATGTCGTCCCTTTCAAAGCAAACTGCCAAGTGACTGTTGAGCAGCTCCTCTTAACTGTCCACCTTGCCCGCCTGCACGCAAAAGCAGCGGGAGCTTATTTTCAATCCAAGTTCAAAAAGAACAAATCCTACAATTCCAGTCTTCCATTTTAGTGTCAAACCATCTACCGAGCCATTTTACATTGTAATTCCATGTACACTGTGTTTCATATGAACACACTGTTCCCATTTGCAATccattttatgtatatatatattttttttatcatttgtaagtgttaataataaacgtttcttaACTAAGAGTCATTTAGACGGTTATTGAATTTAATGTAACACATGAATCTCATGTCTACACTTTTTAATCAGTTAGAAAAAATTTGATCCTTGATTAAAgccaagcaaagcaaagtattGATTTTTGTTGCGCATTTAATACACAATGTGGTTTGCATGATAGAAAGTAATTGAAAAgagataaatcatttaaaaggggataaaaacaattttattgacAACAAACAATGAACAGCAATAAAAGGccatacagtgcaaaaaaatgtgattacaaACTGGAAATACTCAAAATTACTCTTCTATGTGTTCTAACTGTACTACTTGATATATGAAaactttattgaaaaaataaatcatatttaaaCACAGTGCCCTGTGactaactggtgaccagttcagggtgtaatttACCTTTCGCGCAAAgctagctcggataggctctggctctctcgtgacccttgtgaggataagcggcttggataatggatgaatggattttgaaACACTTTGAAACATCAAATCCAATCCATCACACTCTGCCTGCACCAAATTCAGGCCTGTGTACCAGTACACCATCAGCGACTGCTACTTTTTAACGAGTTTCCAACTTTTCATGATTTATACACACATTTAATAACTcttataatattttgaaaaatataatattcagTTTTGGGTTCTCTATAGGTCAGACCAAATACAAGTTAGCGGGTTATCGTAGCATTTGGGGATTTTAGGCCAAAGTTGCAATAGGAgactttaaaaataactttaaatcAGAATATATTATGAAGATGAAAGTAGCAACATCGGAAAGCTAACGCACATCCACatctgctgacattttttttcagtatattcaggcatttttaaatgaaatacacaTGCAGGCTTGCTCAATGACAACTTGTGCTAGCATCCAAAGACGTACAAACGTAGAAGACAATGAAATgcctcttttgaaaaacaaggtGTAATAAAAGCAAGCACATCACAAAATAGTTCAACCAGTTTGTCAGATTAAACAGCGCAAGAGCAGAAGAGCTATATTGCAGCGAATAGGTTAGTTTGACCGGAACAGCTTGTTTGCAGCGGAAGAGCTTGGTTGCAGCCAAAGAGCTTCATATCTGCGGAAGAGTTTGGTTACAGTGCAAGAGCTTCATTGCAGCAGAAGAGCTTGTTTGCAGCGGAAGAGGGTTGGTGCATTGTTGGCCAAGTTAGTAGTTTTATTCATCagtgtttgaaaatgtcatctttttagCAAGGAAGTTAAGTGTTTTTGGCGATGGCCAGGCAAAATACCTCAGTTGGACAATGAGTGACATCATAAACCAGGAATCAAACGGGAAGTTTGGTAGTTACTATAGGAAGGGTGTCAACAAGACAGGAATTAACATGGACACggagtgaagaaaagaagataAGTTTTATGTGGCTGTGGATGTCTAAACTTACAACTGTCTCTTTGAGTCAACAGCTTCGCAGCATCCTCAGCTGGTCAAAGATCTGTAAAAGCTGACACATAATCGTCATATGTCCAAAACAACGAGAACAACACAGGAAACATTGCAACAGagttaaaggaggactttgtttcaaattcatatgtacaataaacactccaatgtgaagtaatgttATGATGGCATATATTTTggatattaattgaaaaaaaaatgaaaagaaagaaagtttttcaaatccaagcaaaatctggatatgtgccagctttcacaaccaaacccggaagaaacatccttgagcCCGCCCCTGATGTCACCGGTGCTTaccattacagaccattcgttctagctaagccaagatgctgacgtgttgtgcgacaaaactgagaaaacgcacccaaatttgtcctcctttcacctcccgtggggtcaacctgacaggataaaccTGTGCCTGCCTACGTACAGCTGTTGCAGCGTCTCGTTGATCAGctgggaaatttgcacgcatcgaCCCAGTACTAGTTATTAGCCGCCTAGCTGCAGCCTCGCAGCCTCGTGGCTGCTTAATAACAACATACAACgctggcgcagctgtaaagcgttggcctcacagttaggaggacccgggttcaatccccgacctccctgtgtgtggagtttgcatattatCCCTGTGTCTGTCTTGGGGGTATCCTGTCTCCTGCCATGACATCTGcctgcataggctccagcactccggtgaccttgtgaggatgca comes from Syngnathoides biaculeatus isolate LvHL_M chromosome 21, ASM1980259v1, whole genome shotgun sequence and encodes:
- the LOC133494627 gene encoding mucin-17-like isoform X1; this translates as MTSPETPRNGPPRGVEGGASPPSCSETLQSRPAEDKNHPRIGAEGGTSCEPFALPPRKRPRTGAEGGDSPPSRSNIRLSCPAEDKVNVSSPRVTRVVPLSFTPQKPPPGLERTPIGEEGRNLLNPFAWNTSLSMHRVCFALTALSQLVNVSSPQVTSVVHLSSTSPVTRATPPPLLMIPAEHTNPSPRGAMTLMSSEMGGTSAWMGLTSPQMGLTSSGSIHARPLTLAAERRPARGTDRSPRGMMAVTSRPQSPVEVRSRPLSPVDVAANPPSPVDLQSPPSSPVDVTVPQSSPVDLTAPQSVPVALSSTSSSPVDIYLFLSSSEDGNCPRLSPVEVSSPPSSPVDDTLPCSSTTSPSSIYSGWSSLSSSPQSLALTRSSPVTVSSSGSSPATVTSL
- the LOC133494627 gene encoding mucin-17-like isoform X2, with translation MTSPETPRNGPPRGVEGGASPPSCSETLQSRPAEDKNHPRIGAEGGTSCEPFALPPRKRPRTGAEGGDSPPSRSNIRLSCPAEDKRTPIGEEGRNLLNPFAWNTSLSMHRVCFALTALSQLVNVSSPQVTSVVHLSSTSPVTRATPPPLLMIPAEHTNPSPRGAMTLMSSEMGGTSAWMGLTSPQMGLTSSGSIHARPLTLAAERRPARGTDRSPRGMMAVTSRPQSPVEVRSRPLSPVDVAANPPSPVDLQSPPSSPVDVTVPQSSPVDLTAPQSVPVALSSTSSSPVDIYLFLSSSEDGNCPRLSPVEVSSPPSSPVDDTLPCSSTTSPSSIYSGWSSLSSSPQSLALTRSSPVTVSSSGSSPATVTSL